In Mytilus galloprovincialis chromosome 1, xbMytGall1.hap1.1, whole genome shotgun sequence, the following are encoded in one genomic region:
- the LOC143075849 gene encoding store-operated calcium entry regulator STIMATE-like, translating into MINNTNMSINPNHTVLSGEEPVNPGNGFHYHCSTGDLMGPLGLLVQGLLAFLAFSSLIAKRYCEPRYERRPWRIWFFDTSKQAFGAFLIHFANVFLADISKGGDPCTWYVVSFLLDSTIGLVVIYIGLKITQFIVDRYKCESLKFGEYGSPPKCNAFIGQCGLYILVMIVEKILMTLLISFHFWKDVRKFIMSPVKDPHVELVLVMFIIPLVVNAFIFWVVDNFLKRKIKGTKTIYVTENDSSVTYHRRQEKAHSYNKIERSEESDLLASTDEEIDIRHRSSSTDHLLS; encoded by the exons ATGATAAATAATACCAATATGAGCATCAACCCAAACCACACTGTTCTGTCTGGAGAAGAACCAGTGAATCCTGGCAATGGGTTCCACTATCATTGCTCCACAGGAGATCTAATGGGTCCACTAGGACTACTGGTGCAAGGACTGTTAGCCTTTCTTGCCTTTTCATCATTAATAG CAAAGAGGTATTGTGAACCAAGATATGAAAGGAGGCCATGGAGAATTTg gttttttgATACATCCAAGCAAGCTTTTGGAGCATTTTTGATCCACTTTGCTAATGTTTTTCTAGCAGATATCTCCAAAGGTGGTGATCCTTGTACTTG GTATGTTGTCAGTTTCCTGTTGGATTCTACTATTGGATTGGTTGTCATATATATTGGTCTCAAAATCACACAATTCATTGTTGACAGATATAAATGTGAATCCCTAAAGTTTGGAGAGTATG GAAGTCCTCCAAAATGCAATGCATTTATTGGTCAGTGTGGACTCTATATTCTGGTTATGATAGTAGAAAAGATATTAATGACACTGCTGATTTCATTTCACTTCTGGAAGGAT GTTAGAAAATTCATAATGTCACCTGTCAAAGATCCTCATGTAGAATTAGTCCTAGTTATGTTTATTATACCTTTAGTAGTTAAT GCTTTTATATTTTGGGTAGTAGATAATTTCTTGAAGCGAAAAATAAAAGGGACAAAAACCATTTATGTCACAGAAAATGATTCTTCAGTTACTTATCATCGACGACAAGAAAAAGCTCACTCTTATAATAAGATAGAAAGGTCAGAAGAATCAGATTTGCTAGCCTCCACAGATGAAGAAATAGACATAAGACATAGGTCTTCTTCAACTGACCATCTGCTGTCTTGA
- the LOC143061112 gene encoding uncharacterized protein LOC143061112: MSTMKVKFNMHLVAVFIIANAEAAGVHLCSAITNIDCRHPNLNATVCFCRCLDAKINREYLEVTFSSCEKLLQKCHFYKLGFEIWFQDEEEKIIGSTEVYINHKTENRSEIFPLYELTGALHHQLKLNKRYTVSIQPRCTSCDDFCEFMPDMEIPPAVVTSPTSKEKDEPIKWLYVAVVMSAFVVIMAVGAFIAVCRYNKTKQESPLNNRNIQYSNVGKDVENNPNMYSVNHNVMPLSRQFQITSNQGKQESKSTKTINIISLNSDKAFIEELLPFIPTAVFKNK, encoded by the exons atgtcaacaatgaaagtaaaATTCAACATGCATCTTGTTGCTGTATTTATAATTGCTAATGCTGAAG cTGCCGGAGTTCACTTATGTTCTGCAATAACCAATATTGACTGTCGGCACCCTAACTTAAATGCAACAG TATGTTTCTGCAGATGTTTGGATGCTAAAATCAACAGAGAATACTTGGAAGTTACATTCTCATCTTGTGAAAAACTTTTGCAAAAATGCCATTTCTATAAATTAGGgtttgaaatttggtttcaagatGAAGAGGAAAAAATCATCGGCAGTACAGAGGTCTACATTAATCATAAAACTGAAAATAGATCAGAG ATATTTCCTTTGTACGAGTTGACAGGTGCACTTCATCATCAACTAAAATTGAACAAACGGTACACAGTATCG ATTCAGCCAAGATGTACAAGTTGTGATGATTTCTGTGAATTCATGCCGGATATGG aaatacCACCGGCTGTCGTGACAAGTCCCACGAGTAAAGAAAAAGACGAGCCAATAAAATGGTTGTATGTTGCAGTTGTTATGAGCGCTTTTGTTGTAATAATGGCAGTTGGTGCTTTTATTGCGGTCTGCAGATACAATAAAACTAAACAAGAATCACCACTGAACAACAGAAATATCCAGTATTCAAATGTAGGAAAAGACGTCGAAAATAATCCCAACATGTATTCAGTGAATCACAACGTAATGCCGCTTTCCAGGCAATTTCAGATAACTTCAAATCAAGGAAAACAGGAAAGCAAATCTACGAAGACTATCAATATCATATCATTAAATTCTGACAAGGCATTCATTGAGGAGTTATTACCATTTATACCTACCGCCGTTTTTAA aaataaatag